ATCGCCAGCCAGATGCCGAACAGGATGATCCAGATGACGTTGCCGATCAGGGCGCCGGGGCGGGGGCCGGGCTTGTCGACGACCGTGCGGCCGAACGGCCACAGCGCGAACACCGCGATCCGCAGCGCGGCGAAGCCGAACGGGATCGTGATGATCAGGACGAAACAGATCAGCGCCGCGAGCAGGTAACCCAGCGCCAGCCACAGGCCGCCGAAGATCAACCAGATGACGTTCAACAGCAGTCGCATGTGGGCGTTCTTCTCCTCCGGCAGTGGTCCCAGCCTACCGATACTGGGGTGCTGGCGAGGTCGAGGTCAGAGTAGGATCGGACACCACGCGTCCCGGCGCATACGGGGCGCTTTCCTTATGTAAGTAGTAGACGACAAGCGGGTGAGTTCAGTGCCGACCGGCCGGGTTAAGTGGTACGACGCCGAAAAGGGCTTCGGTTTTCTGTCGCAGGAAGACGGCGAGGACGTCTACGTCCGGTCGTCGGCGCTGCCCACCGGTGTCGAGACCCTCAAGGCCGGCCAGCGCGTCGAGTTCGGGGTGGCCGCCGGCCGCCGCGGCCCGCAGGCGCTCAGCCTGAAGGTCCTCGAGCCGCCGCCGAGCCTGTCCCGGACCCGTCGCGAGGCCGCCGCCGCGACACACAAGCACAGCCCCGACGAGCTGCACGGAATGATCGAGGACATGATCGTGCTGCTCGAGAGCGCTGTGCAGCCCGAACTGCGCAAGGGCCGCTACCCCGACCGCAAGGTCGCCCGCCGGGTGTCGGAAGTGGTGCGCGCGGTCGGCCGCGAACTCGAGTCGTAGGTCCTGGGCTGGGCTCGAAACTGAGTTTGTGCGCGAAGTTTCGCCGGTTCTTGAGACGTAACCTCAGTCTCGGCGCTCAGACGATCGCGCCCGCTTGACGCAGCGCGGCCCTGACCCGCTCGACGATCGTGTGCGGCCGGTAGCGCAGGATTTCCGCGCTCACCCGAATGATGCGCCAGCTGAGCGCCTCGAGCCTGGCCTGCCGATCGATGTCGGCCGCCCGGGTCGCGGGATCAGACCAGTGCTGCTCGCCGTCGTACTCGACGCCGACGTTCCACTCCGGCCATCCCATGTCGATACGCGCGACGTGACCCAGTCGGTCGTAGACGTTGATCTGGGTGTGCGACGGTCGGAGACCGGCGTCGGTCAGTACCAGCCGCGTCCTCGTCTCCTGGGGAGACTCCGCGCCGGCATCGGCAAGCTTGATGACTTCACGTAACTGCTCCAGTCCCCGCGCGCCGCGGTGACACTCGATCAGTGCCGCGACGGCTGAGAGTTTCAGCGGCGTCACCTGCAGCAGCGCGTCGACGCGGATGACGGCCAGCGTCCGGCCCGCGCGGCGGCCGAGGTCGAACGCCGTCCTGGTCGGGGTGGTGACGGGCAGCCCGCGCACGACGGTTACTTCCTCCGGCGTGAGAGTGTCGTTGCGCAGCACGATCCCAGACGTCTTGTGCTGGCTGCGCTGGTTGAGTTCGGCGGGTAGTCGCGCGTCGATCCACTTGGCGCCGTGCATCGCGGCGGCCGAGACACCGACGATCGTCGCCCGGCGGTGCGACCACAACCAGGCGGCGTGGGCCTTCTGCACTGGGGTCAGTGATTGCCCCGATGGGACGTAGACGTTGCGGTACACCGCGTCGTAGCGGGTGGCCAACTGGTAGCGGTTCAGCAGTCCCGCCGCCAGCGCCTCGCTACCCAGGAATGGCCACTCCACGTCAGTAGGACGGCACCCAGCGCCCGCCGGTTCCCTCGGCGAAACTGAGCTTGTGGATGAGGTTTCGCCGCCTGAACGCGCATAAGTTCAGTTTCGGCGGGGAAGAATCGCCTCATGGCATATGTGGCCGACAAGTCCGAGTCCGGCGGCGAGTTCAACCGCGACACCAAATACATCGGCACCCGCATCACCGCCGACGGGCGTGACGGCTATCCGGTCGAACCGGGCCGCTACCGCCTCGTCGTCGCGCGGGCCTGCCCGTGGGCCAACCGCGCGATCATCGTGCGACGGCTGCTCGGCCTCGAGGACGCGTTGTCGATCGGGTTCTGCGGGCCCACCCACGACGAGGACAGCTGGACGTTCGACCTCGATCCCGGCGGCGTCGATCCGGTGCTCGGCATCCCGCGACTCAAAGACGCCTACCTGAAACGGTTTCCGGACTACGCCAAGGGCATCACGGTGCCCGCGGTCGTCGACGTACCCAGCGGGCAGGTCGTCACCAACGACTTCCCGCAGATCACGCTCGACTTCTCCACCGAGTGGACGCAGTATCACCGCGACGGCGCCCCGCAGCTGTACCCGGAGGACAAGCGCGATGAGATCGACGAGGTCGCCCAACGCATCTACACCGAGGTGAACAACGGTGTGTACCGCTGCGGGTTCGCCGGTTCGCAGGACGCCTACCAGAAGTCCTATGACCGGTTGTTCGCCGCGCTGGACTGGCTCTCGGAGCGCCTCGAGCGGCAGCGTTTCCTGGTGGGCGACACGATCACCGAGGCCGACGTGCGGCTGTTCACCACGCTGGCGCGCTTCGATCCGGTGTACCACGGGCACTTCAAGTGCAACCGCGCGAAGCTCTCGGAGATGCCGGTGCTGTGGGCGTACGCACGCGACCTGTTCCAGACGCCGGGGTTCGGCGACACCATCGACTTCGTGCAGATCAAGCAGCACTACTACATCGTGCACACGGACATCAACCCGACGCAGGTCGTGCCGAAGGGGCCGGACCTGTCCAACTGGCTGACACCGCACGGACGAGAAGCGTTGGGCGGCAAGCCGTTCGGCGACGGAACCCCGCCGGGGCCGGTCCGCGAGGGCGAGCAGGTCCCTGCCGAGCACTCCGCGTAGACCGGATCAGGACCACACCGTGCGCACCGACCACTCGGCGTGCGGGGCGGGTACCTCCTCGCCGTCGACGCGGATCAGCGTCGGCAGCATCACCGTCAGCCCGGTCAGCTTGCCGCGCCGCGCGTCGACCGTCGGGATCGTGACCGCCAACCGCGTGCCGGGGCGGAACTCCTCGACGACGTCGTCGTCCTCGTACTGGCGCAACAACACCCACGGTGCCTTGCCGATCGCCGGCGGCACGGACAACTGCACCGCCCCGCGTTCGGTGACCGGCAGTTCGCCCTGATCGGCGAACATCTCGCAGTCGGTGGGGTCGAACACCTGGCAGTACCGGTACGGCCCGACCCGGACCGCTTGACCATGCGAAAAGGCGCTTATCTCAGGGTATTTCGCCGGCGGTTCGGCGCTGAGCCGCCACAGCAGCAGGCCGGTGCCGATCGACGCCAGCAGCACGACGGCCGCGAGCGCGGCGAGTCCACGCTTCACTCCCGGCCCACCGCCGCCGCGTCGGCCCGCACGCCCTCCCGCTCGGCGAACACCGGTCGATTGCCGCCGAAGCCGGGAATCAGCGACCCGCCGCGATAGCTCACGACCGTCTGCGCCAACCCGAGGATCAGCACCGAGGTGATGGCCGTGAACCCGATCCACAGTTCGGTGTAGACGAGCACGCCGACGGCACCGCCCGCGACCCAGGCCAACTGCAGCACCGACTCCGAACGGCCGAAGGCCGACGCTCGCGACGCCTCCGGCAGGTCGTCCTGCAGCGACGCGTCCAGCGACGCCTTGCCGATCGCGCTGGCCCCCGACGTCAGCAGCGTGGCCACGGCGGCCACCAACAGGTTGCCGGTCAGCGCGGCCGCCAACCCCGCAGCGGCCACCAGCGTCGTGCACCGCACCACCATTTGCGCGGGTCTGCCGAGCTTGAGTCGGGCGGCGGTGAAGTTGCCCACGAAGTTGCCGATCGCGGCGGCGGCGCCGATCAGCCCGAGGATCCGCAACTGCTCCCAGCCGCTCGCATCGTGCGACTTGGCGACGAACGCGGGATACAGGAACAGGAACCCGACCATCACCCTGATCGTGCAGACGCCCCACAGCGCGGTGATCACGTTGCGGCCCAACGGCTGCCGCGCCGATTCCGGTGACGGCTGCTGCTCGGGCCTGCGGCGCAGTTCGCCGGTGCGGCCGTGATAACTCAGCGTCGCGGGCACCTCGCCCTCGGTGACCTCCACCCACTTGGGGATCCGCATCGACAACGCCGCACCCGCCACCGACACCGCCACGATCACGTACAGCGCGCCGGGGGCGTCGAACAGTTTGAACAGATACTCCGCGCCCGCGGCGATCCCGCCGGCCACCATGGTCCCGCCGAGCAGGCCGAACATCGTCAACCGCGAGTTCACCCGCACCAGATCGATTGTGGGCGGCAGCACCCGTGGGGTGACGGCGCTGCGCAGCACGCTGAACGACTTGCTCAACACCATCATGCCCAGCGCGCACGGGTAGAGCACCCACGACGGGAAGCTGCCGGTGGCGCCGTCATAGTTGGCGATCAGCACCAACGCCAGCACCGTGCGCAACGCGAACGACGTGGCCAGCGCGACGCGGCGGCCGTGCTGCAGCCGATCGAGCGCCGGACCGATCAGCGGGGCGATCACCGCGAACGGCGCGATCGTGATCAGCAGGTACAGCGCGACCTTGCTCTTGCTCTCGCCGGACGCGGCCGCGAAGAACAGGGTGTTGGCCAGCGCGACGGCCATCGCGGCGTCGACGGCGAAGTTCGCGACCACGGGCCACGTCAGCGCCGTGAGCCCGGACTTGTCCGCGCCGTCGGCGGTGGCCGCGCGGTGCACCAGGCCGTACATCTTCGAGCCCATCTCGCGGCTGCGCTGCGCGGCCGCCCGGGTGACGGTCACCTTCTCGCCGGCCCGCTCGCCCACACCGCGGGGTGGGGGCGGGTTCTGGAATTCGCGGACCGGTTCGTCGAGCGGCGGCAACCACCGGTTGGCGCTCGGCGACGGTCCGCTGCGCCGCGGCCTGCGGTATGTGCCGTCGCTGGGATAGTTGGCCATCCCGGGGTGTTCCTGGTCGTCGGCGGGCGGGCGCGGCGGGTAATAGCGAGGGTCACGCCGCGGTCCGGTCACGCCTCCGATTCTCCACCATCGAAGCGGTGACGGGCGTGCAGGCAACCGGTGTGGCTACCGGTTCACCGGTCAGGCACTATTAGGGGCGATGGACAGCGTGACCGAATCCGCCGAGCGCCCGGACCTGGAGGCAGTGCTTCTGGGTGCCGTCGATGACGCGCGCGCGGCGATCGTCGAGTTCAGTGGTGAGGACACCGTCGGCGAATATCTGGGCGCCGGCTTCGACGACCCGACCGCGGCCACTCATCGGTTCCTCGCCGAGCTGCCCGGCTACCGCGGCTGGCAGTGGGCCGTCGTCGTCGCGGCCTGGCCGGGCGCGGACCACGCCACCATCAGCGAGGTCGTGCTGGTGCCCGGACCGACGGCGCTGCTGGCGCCGAAGTGGGTGCCGTGGGAGGAGCGGGTCCGCCCGGGCGACCTGAGCCCCGGCGACCTGCTGGCGCCGCCTGCCGAAGATCCCCGCCTGGTGCCCGGCCACGTCGCCTCGGGTGATCCCGAGGTCGACGACCTCGCGGCCGAGATCGGGCTGGGCCGCCGCCAGGTGCTGAGCCTGTGGGGCCGCACCGACGCCGCGCAGCGCTGGCACGACGGCGAGTTCGGACCCGGTTCGGCGATGGCGCGCTCGACGCGCCGCGTCTGCCGCGACTGCGGGTTCTACCTCCCGCTGTCCGGGTCGCTGGGCCGGATGTTCGGCGTCTGCGCCAACGAGTTCTCCGCCGACGGACACGTCGTCGACTCCGAATACGGTTGCGGCGCACACTCGGACACGCCGCAGCCGGCCGGTGGCGGCTCGCCGCTGTACGACCCGTACGACGACGGCGTGCTCGACCTGACCGAGCCCGCCGACTAGCGCTCCGCCGCCGCCTTGATGCGCGCGAGCGACTCGTTCATCCCCTCGAGCAGCTCACGCTCGAAGCTGGGCACACCACCCATCGCGGCGTTGACCAACATCGTGGACAC
The window above is part of the Mycolicibacterium rutilum genome. Proteins encoded here:
- a CDS encoding glutathione S-transferase family protein, whose translation is MAYVADKSESGGEFNRDTKYIGTRITADGRDGYPVEPGRYRLVVARACPWANRAIIVRRLLGLEDALSIGFCGPTHDEDSWTFDLDPGGVDPVLGIPRLKDAYLKRFPDYAKGITVPAVVDVPSGQVVTNDFPQITLDFSTEWTQYHRDGAPQLYPEDKRDEIDEVAQRIYTEVNNGVYRCGFAGSQDAYQKSYDRLFAALDWLSERLERQRFLVGDTITEADVRLFTTLARFDPVYHGHFKCNRAKLSEMPVLWAYARDLFQTPGFGDTIDFVQIKQHYYIVHTDINPTQVVPKGPDLSNWLTPHGREALGGKPFGDGTPPGPVREGEQVPAEHSA
- a CDS encoding YccF domain-containing protein, producing the protein MRLLLNVIWLIFGGLWLALGYLLAALICFVLIITIPFGFAALRIAVFALWPFGRTVVDKPGPRPGALIGNVIWIILFGIWLAIGHIITAVAMAITIIGIPLALANLKLIPVSLMPLGKDIVPVDSVANPERAFA
- a CDS encoding MFS transporter, encoding MANYPSDGTYRRPRRSGPSPSANRWLPPLDEPVREFQNPPPPRGVGERAGEKVTVTRAAAQRSREMGSKMYGLVHRAATADGADKSGLTALTWPVVANFAVDAAMAVALANTLFFAAASGESKSKVALYLLITIAPFAVIAPLIGPALDRLQHGRRVALATSFALRTVLALVLIANYDGATGSFPSWVLYPCALGMMVLSKSFSVLRSAVTPRVLPPTIDLVRVNSRLTMFGLLGGTMVAGGIAAGAEYLFKLFDAPGALYVIVAVSVAGAALSMRIPKWVEVTEGEVPATLSYHGRTGELRRRPEQQPSPESARQPLGRNVITALWGVCTIRVMVGFLFLYPAFVAKSHDASGWEQLRILGLIGAAAAIGNFVGNFTAARLKLGRPAQMVVRCTTLVAAAGLAAALTGNLLVAAVATLLTSGASAIGKASLDASLQDDLPEASRASAFGRSESVLQLAWVAGGAVGVLVYTELWIGFTAITSVLILGLAQTVVSYRGGSLIPGFGGNRPVFAEREGVRADAAAVGRE
- a CDS encoding endonuclease domain-containing protein, whose translation is MEWPFLGSEALAAGLLNRYQLATRYDAVYRNVYVPSGQSLTPVQKAHAAWLWSHRRATIVGVSAAAMHGAKWIDARLPAELNQRSQHKTSGIVLRNDTLTPEEVTVVRGLPVTTPTRTAFDLGRRAGRTLAVIRVDALLQVTPLKLSAVAALIECHRGARGLEQLREVIKLADAGAESPQETRTRLVLTDAGLRPSHTQINVYDRLGHVARIDMGWPEWNVGVEYDGEQHWSDPATRAADIDRQARLEALSWRIIRVSAEILRYRPHTIVERVRAALRQAGAIV
- a CDS encoding DUF3027 domain-containing protein — its product is MDSVTESAERPDLEAVLLGAVDDARAAIVEFSGEDTVGEYLGAGFDDPTAATHRFLAELPGYRGWQWAVVVAAWPGADHATISEVVLVPGPTALLAPKWVPWEERVRPGDLSPGDLLAPPAEDPRLVPGHVASGDPEVDDLAAEIGLGRRQVLSLWGRTDAAQRWHDGEFGPGSAMARSTRRVCRDCGFYLPLSGSLGRMFGVCANEFSADGHVVDSEYGCGAHSDTPQPAGGGSPLYDPYDDGVLDLTEPAD
- a CDS encoding cold-shock protein, which produces MPTGRVKWYDAEKGFGFLSQEDGEDVYVRSSALPTGVETLKAGQRVEFGVAAGRRGPQALSLKVLEPPPSLSRTRREAAAATHKHSPDELHGMIEDMIVLLESAVQPELRKGRYPDRKVARRVSEVVRAVGRELES
- a CDS encoding DUF2771 domain-containing protein — its product is MKRGLAALAAVVLLASIGTGLLLWRLSAEPPAKYPEISAFSHGQAVRVGPYRYCQVFDPTDCEMFADQGELPVTERGAVQLSVPPAIGKAPWVLLRQYEDDDVVEEFRPGTRLAVTIPTVDARRGKLTGLTVMLPTLIRVDGEEVPAPHAEWSVRTVWS